A part of Pseudomonas sp. HR96 genomic DNA contains:
- a CDS encoding heme ABC transporter permease: MKSSTFNWTWFHKLGSPKWFYGISGRLLPWLSGAAALLIGIGVVWGLAFAPPDYQQGNSFRIIYIHVPAAMLAQSCYVMMAVAGVVGLVWKMKIADVAIQCAAPVGAWMTALALATGAIWGKPTWGAWWVWDARLTSMLILLFLYFGLIALGQAISNRDSAAKACAVLAIVGVINIPIIKFSVQWWNTLHQGSTFSFTSKPDMPAEMWLPLLFTVLGFYCFFGAVLLLRMRLEVLKREARSSWVKDEVRQALGQPQVKEVAP; the protein is encoded by the coding sequence ATGAAGAGCAGCACGTTCAACTGGACCTGGTTCCACAAGCTCGGCTCGCCCAAGTGGTTCTACGGCATCAGCGGTCGCCTGCTGCCCTGGCTGTCTGGTGCTGCAGCGCTGCTGATCGGCATCGGCGTGGTCTGGGGCCTGGCGTTCGCGCCGCCCGACTACCAGCAGGGCAACAGCTTTCGGATCATCTACATCCACGTGCCGGCGGCCATGCTTGCGCAGTCCTGCTACGTGATGATGGCGGTGGCCGGGGTGGTCGGCCTGGTGTGGAAAATGAAGATCGCCGACGTCGCCATCCAGTGCGCCGCCCCGGTCGGTGCCTGGATGACTGCACTGGCACTGGCCACCGGAGCCATCTGGGGCAAGCCGACCTGGGGCGCCTGGTGGGTGTGGGATGCACGCCTGACCTCGATGCTGATCCTGCTGTTCCTGTATTTCGGCCTGATCGCCCTTGGCCAGGCCATCAGCAACCGCGACAGCGCGGCCAAGGCCTGCGCAGTGCTGGCCATCGTTGGGGTGATCAACATCCCGATCATCAAGTTCTCGGTGCAGTGGTGGAACACCCTGCACCAGGGCTCGACGTTCTCGTTCACCTCCAAGCCCGACATGCCGGCCGAGATGTGGCTGCCGCTGCTGTTCACCGTGCTCGGTTTCTATTGCTTCTTCGGTGCCGTGCTGCTGCTGCGCATGCGCCTGGAAGTGCTCAAGCGCGAAGCGCGCAGCAGCTGGGTCAAGGATGAAGTACGCCAGGCGCTGGGCCAGCCCCAGGTCAAGGAGGTGGCGCCATGA
- a CDS encoding EscU/YscU/HrcU family type III secretion system export apparatus switch protein, with the protein MTDRAPRQAIALSYDGHQAPTLTAKGDAELAEAILAIAREYEVPIYENAELVKMLARLELGDSIPQELYRVIAEIIAFAWRLKGKFPQGFVEPQVGIEKDVTPR; encoded by the coding sequence ATGACCGACCGCGCCCCTCGCCAGGCCATTGCCTTGAGCTACGACGGCCACCAGGCCCCGACCCTGACCGCCAAGGGCGACGCCGAGCTGGCCGAAGCCATCCTCGCCATTGCCCGCGAATACGAAGTGCCCATCTACGAGAACGCCGAGCTGGTGAAAATGCTCGCTCGCCTGGAGCTGGGCGACAGCATTCCCCAGGAGCTGTACCGGGTCATCGCCGAGATCATCGCCTTCGCCTGGCGCCTGAAGGGCAAATTCCCCCAGGGCTTCGTCGAGCCGCAGGTTGGGATCGAGAAGGATGTGACGCCTCGTTGA
- a CDS encoding heme lyase CcmF/NrfE family subunit translates to MVPELGHLAMILALCFAVFQASVPLIGAWRGDRLWMSLARPAAWGQFAFLVFAFASLTYGFMNDNFSVAYIAQNSNSALPWYYKFSAVWGAHEGSLLLWALILGGWTFAVSIFSRQLPQVMLARVLAVMGMISTGFLLFLILTSNPFARVLPQIPLNGADLNPLLQDPGLIIHPPMLYMGYVGFSVAFSFAIAALLGGKLDAAWARWSRPWTIVAWSFLGFGITLGSWWAYYELGWGGWWFWDPVENASFMPWLVGTALIHSLAVTEKRGVFKSWTVLLAIAAFSLSLLGTFLVRSGVLTSVHAFASDPARGVFILIFLLCVVGGSLTLFAVRAPVVKSHVGFNLWSRETLLLGNNLVLVVAASMILLGTLYPLAVDALSGAKLSVGPPYFNALFVPLMGLLMLVMAVGVLVRWKDTPVQWLRGMLTPVLIGSAVLAPIGGLLLDDFDWPVLTVFALAAWVLLAGARDLLDKTRHKGLLRGARGLTRSYWGMQLAHLGIAVCALGVVLSSNSSAQRDLRMAPGESVDLAGYHFIFQGAQHVQGPNYTADRGTVQVLRGDTQVTLLHPEKRLYTVQQSMMTEAGIDGGLTRDLYVALGEPLDNGAWAVRIHVKPFVRWIWFGGLLTALGGALAALDRRYRVKVRAKVRDVLGMTEAAA, encoded by the coding sequence CTGGTGCCCGAACTGGGCCATCTGGCGATGATTCTCGCCTTGTGTTTCGCCGTGTTCCAGGCCAGCGTGCCGCTGATCGGCGCCTGGCGCGGCGACCGCCTGTGGATGAGCCTGGCGCGCCCGGCCGCCTGGGGCCAGTTCGCCTTCCTGGTGTTCGCCTTCGCCAGCCTCACCTACGGCTTCATGAACGATAATTTCTCGGTCGCCTACATCGCCCAGAACTCCAACAGCGCCTTGCCCTGGTACTACAAGTTCAGCGCCGTGTGGGGCGCCCACGAGGGCTCGCTGCTGCTGTGGGCGCTGATCCTTGGCGGCTGGACCTTCGCCGTGTCAATCTTCTCGCGCCAGCTGCCGCAGGTGATGCTGGCCCGGGTGCTGGCGGTCATGGGCATGATCAGCACCGGCTTCCTGCTGTTTCTGATCCTCACCTCCAACCCCTTTGCCCGGGTGCTGCCGCAGATCCCGCTCAACGGTGCCGACCTCAACCCGCTGCTGCAGGACCCCGGCCTGATCATCCACCCGCCGATGCTGTACATGGGTTACGTCGGTTTCTCGGTGGCGTTTTCCTTCGCCATCGCCGCCTTGCTCGGCGGCAAGCTCGATGCCGCCTGGGCGCGCTGGAGCCGACCGTGGACTATCGTCGCCTGGAGCTTCCTGGGCTTTGGCATCACGCTCGGCTCGTGGTGGGCCTACTACGAGCTGGGCTGGGGTGGCTGGTGGTTCTGGGACCCGGTGGAGAACGCCTCATTCATGCCCTGGCTGGTGGGCACGGCGCTGATCCACTCGCTGGCGGTCACCGAAAAACGCGGCGTGTTCAAAAGCTGGACCGTGCTGCTGGCCATTGCCGCGTTCTCCCTGAGCCTGCTGGGGACCTTTCTGGTGCGCTCCGGTGTGCTGACCTCGGTGCATGCCTTTGCCTCGGACCCGGCCCGCGGGGTGTTCATCCTGATCTTCCTGCTGTGCGTGGTCGGCGGCTCGCTGACCTTGTTCGCCGTGCGCGCGCCGGTGGTCAAGAGCCACGTCGGCTTCAACCTGTGGTCGCGCGAAACCCTGCTGCTGGGCAACAACCTGGTGCTGGTGGTGGCCGCCTCGATGATCCTGCTGGGCACCCTCTACCCACTGGCCGTGGACGCCCTCAGTGGCGCCAAGCTGTCGGTCGGGCCGCCGTATTTCAACGCGCTGTTCGTGCCGCTGATGGGCCTGCTGATGCTGGTGATGGCGGTCGGCGTGCTGGTGCGGTGGAAGGACACGCCGGTGCAATGGCTGCGTGGCATGCTTACCCCGGTGTTGATCGGCAGCGCCGTGCTGGCGCCGATCGGTGGCCTGTTGCTCGACGATTTCGACTGGCCGGTGCTGACTGTATTTGCGCTGGCCGCCTGGGTGCTGCTGGCCGGCGCGCGCGACCTGCTCGACAAGACCCGGCACAAGGGCCTGCTGCGCGGCGCACGCGGCCTGACCCGCAGCTACTGGGGCATGCAGCTGGCGCACCTGGGCATTGCCGTTTGCGCCCTGGGCGTGGTGCTGTCGAGCAACAGCAGCGCCCAGCGCGACCTGCGCATGGCGCCGGGTGAGAGCGTCGATCTGGCCGGCTACCACTTCATCTTCCAGGGCGCGCAGCACGTGCAAGGCCCTAATTACACCGCCGATCGCGGCACCGTGCAGGTCTTGCGCGGGGACACCCAGGTCACCTTGCTGCATCCGGAAAAGCGCCTGTACACCGTGCAGCAGTCGATGATGACCGAAGCCGGCATCGACGGCGGCCTGACCCGCGACCTCTACGTGGCCCTGGGCGAGCCGCTGGACAACGGTGCCTGGGCAGTGCGCATCCACGTCAAGCCGTTCGTGCGCTGGATCTGGTTCGGCGGCCTGCTGACCGCGCTGGGCGGCGCCCTGGCGGCGCTCGACCGGCGCTATCGGGTCAAGGTACGCGCCAAAGTGCGCGATGTGTTGGGCATGACGGAGGCAGCGGCATGA
- a CDS encoding dermonecrotic toxin domain-containing protein translates to MPSNQDTRTFLANTLKTFPRPDRAAADAVRQWAKGRRLALDPDKVDAVTLHYQRQGEHWVGVVAAKMTLTQALLGNWQGESSNDLIGAVLHEGWAGDPPPVPITPATALKMRGLFKYGADYQIYNGLYRQTGAEHYGADNHVQIPAEDFQRFIWELDFLTPYKASLHDFWATGLEHYRVALKAAFLTACNRQVQQGSLSQAGQALAWQVAGVQPKPTWSSLGQRSRRNEVVQVSALDVYGYPSTDILYLRNNASGLVLLYIPGNSSPLHEFVDEAAMKNWFASQCQSSDKRESLKGHFRLADLPTGTDFSGVENALTGLGLYPEPHLLDPNHYAGFATSGVWEPAHTLNYKDGEYTPPIDGDVFLALANRYRKRSTDDAEFVITTDARVTKAKWRGYVGTAMNMLTPLAVLAPELAVLLALGGVAQFGLALDQVLEARNQQDRLEGIEGQVFGLLNALPLLHGVVSKAPELFSIKRPGFVSPRRINGQLGYPLSPLTPPQLQGELAELEPFFRDMNLVDTLPGADPQLAGAVQRIPSMKGELDKLQCTIGGYLAMVEYDIERNAFRLVSGNGPVGAYYIAPAERAASAASEDSMVRLTDLDREVTDEQRMSTLRALGSRLRLPVDYPAMHPVGATPVPKKVSCLWVGQREMGEPYLSTLAKNAQRLKNSTFEHRLFLSSQSPEMFAINSAKIKAVAPSLEIVELEAQEGFKAFQASDYYAQYQAALDGNGGVAINEASASDILRYRLLKWEGGLYMDCDDEILALGIDVPGQGPAMHIDELALVADERGLLVSFPVSDERLGMKVKFNSSLLGSHAGNPVLDDISNEMLARYRANPDFYNQRPKAEVDLPAHQRYARQLNYMTGPGLLNDVIDTQLPALSQLRELCDYVTLPRADDALGPLEQDRYSEAVSANMPFTFFARIGSGGSWE, encoded by the coding sequence ATGCCCAGCAATCAAGACACCCGCACCTTTCTCGCCAACACCCTGAAAACCTTCCCCCGCCCGGACCGGGCTGCAGCTGATGCCGTGCGCCAGTGGGCCAAGGGCCGCAGGCTGGCGCTGGACCCCGACAAGGTCGATGCGGTGACCTTGCACTACCAGCGCCAGGGCGAGCACTGGGTCGGCGTGGTCGCCGCGAAAATGACCCTGACCCAGGCCTTGCTGGGCAACTGGCAAGGCGAGTCGAGCAATGACCTGATCGGCGCCGTGCTGCATGAAGGCTGGGCCGGCGACCCGCCGCCGGTGCCGATCACCCCGGCCACGGCGCTGAAGATGCGCGGGCTGTTCAAGTACGGCGCCGATTATCAGATCTACAACGGCCTGTATCGGCAGACCGGCGCCGAGCACTACGGTGCCGACAACCATGTGCAGATCCCCGCCGAGGACTTTCAGCGCTTCATCTGGGAACTGGACTTCCTCACCCCCTACAAGGCCAGCCTGCACGACTTCTGGGCCACAGGCCTGGAGCATTACCGCGTCGCCCTGAAGGCAGCGTTCCTGACGGCCTGCAACCGGCAGGTTCAGCAGGGCAGCCTGAGTCAGGCCGGCCAGGCGCTGGCCTGGCAGGTGGCGGGCGTGCAACCCAAGCCGACCTGGAGCAGCCTGGGCCAGCGCAGTCGGCGCAATGAGGTGGTGCAGGTGTCGGCGCTGGACGTGTACGGCTACCCCAGCACCGACATCCTGTACCTGCGCAACAACGCCAGCGGCCTGGTGCTGCTGTACATCCCCGGCAACTCGTCGCCGTTGCACGAGTTCGTCGACGAGGCAGCGATGAAAAACTGGTTCGCCAGCCAATGCCAGAGCAGCGACAAGCGCGAATCGCTCAAGGGCCATTTCCGCCTCGCCGACCTGCCTACCGGCACGGACTTCAGCGGCGTGGAAAACGCCCTGACAGGCCTGGGCCTGTACCCCGAACCGCACCTGCTGGACCCTAACCACTATGCCGGTTTTGCCACCAGCGGCGTGTGGGAGCCGGCGCATACCCTGAACTACAAGGACGGCGAATACACCCCGCCGATCGACGGCGACGTTTTTCTGGCCCTGGCCAACCGCTATCGCAAACGCTCTACCGACGACGCCGAATTCGTCATTACCACCGACGCCCGGGTCACCAAGGCCAAGTGGCGCGGCTACGTCGGCACCGCGATGAACATGCTCACCCCATTGGCAGTGCTGGCACCGGAGTTGGCAGTGCTGTTGGCGCTGGGCGGCGTGGCGCAATTCGGCCTGGCGCTGGACCAGGTGCTCGAAGCCAGGAACCAGCAGGACCGTCTGGAAGGCATCGAAGGCCAGGTGTTCGGCCTGCTCAACGCCCTGCCTCTGCTGCACGGCGTGGTGAGCAAGGCCCCGGAGCTGTTCAGCATCAAGCGCCCCGGGTTCGTCAGCCCGCGCCGCATCAATGGCCAGCTCGGCTATCCGCTGAGCCCTTTGACCCCGCCGCAACTGCAAGGCGAACTGGCAGAACTGGAGCCCTTCTTTCGCGACATGAATCTGGTCGACACGCTCCCCGGGGCCGACCCACAGCTGGCCGGTGCGGTGCAGCGCATCCCTTCGATGAAAGGCGAACTGGACAAGCTGCAATGCACCATTGGCGGTTATCTGGCGATGGTGGAATACGACATCGAGCGCAACGCCTTTCGCCTGGTGTCGGGCAACGGGCCGGTCGGCGCCTATTACATTGCGCCGGCCGAACGCGCAGCGTCCGCCGCTAGCGAGGATTCGATGGTCCGGCTGACCGATCTTGACCGTGAAGTGACCGACGAACAGCGCATGAGTACGCTGCGCGCGCTGGGCTCCCGCCTGCGCCTGCCTGTCGATTACCCTGCCATGCATCCCGTTGGCGCAACGCCCGTGCCGAAGAAGGTTTCCTGCCTGTGGGTCGGCCAGCGCGAGATGGGCGAGCCGTATCTGAGCACCCTGGCGAAGAATGCGCAGCGGCTCAAGAACAGCACGTTCGAACACCGGCTGTTTCTCTCATCACAGTCGCCAGAAATGTTCGCCATCAATTCGGCGAAGATCAAGGCCGTGGCGCCCTCGCTGGAGATCGTCGAACTGGAGGCCCAGGAAGGCTTCAAGGCGTTCCAGGCCAGCGACTACTACGCCCAGTACCAGGCGGCGCTGGACGGCAATGGTGGCGTGGCCATCAACGAAGCCTCGGCCAGCGACATCCTGCGCTACCGGCTGCTCAAATGGGAAGGCGGCCTGTACATGGACTGCGACGACGAGATCCTCGCGCTCGGCATCGACGTCCCGGGGCAAGGGCCGGCCATGCACATCGACGAACTGGCCCTGGTCGCCGACGAGCGTGGCCTGCTGGTGTCCTTCCCGGTGTCGGACGAGCGCCTGGGCATGAAGGTCAAGTTCAACAGCAGCCTGTTGGGCAGCCATGCTGGCAACCCGGTGCTGGACGATATCTCCAATGAAATGCTGGCGCGCTACCGGGCCAATCCGGATTTCTACAACCAGCGCCCCAAGGCCGAGGTCGACCTGCCGGCACACCAGCGCTATGCCCGGCAGCTGAACTACATGACCGGACCGGGGCTGCTCAATGATGTGATCGACACCCAGTTGCCGGCCTTGAGCCAACTGCGCGAATTGTGCGACTACGTCACCCTGCCCCGCGCGGACGACGCGCTGGGCCCGCTGGAGCAGGATCGCTACAGCGAGGCGGTCAGCGCAAACATGCCGTTCACGTTCTTTGCCCGGATCGGCAGCGGCGGCAGTTGGGAATAG
- the ccmD gene encoding heme exporter protein CcmD, protein MTFASFGDFLAMGHHGLYVWSAYGLGLFVVALNIASPLLARRRYLQEEARRLRREKSL, encoded by the coding sequence ATGACATTTGCTTCATTCGGCGATTTCCTGGCCATGGGACACCATGGCCTGTACGTCTGGTCGGCCTATGGGCTGGGCCTGTTCGTCGTTGCCTTGAACATCGCCAGCCCGCTGCTGGCCCGCCGCCGTTACCTGCAGGAAGAGGCGCGTCGTCTGCGCCGGGAGAAGTCGCTGTGA
- the ccmE gene encoding cytochrome c maturation protein CcmE — translation MNPLRKKRLMIILGLLAGVAVAVGLALSALQQNINLFYTPSQIASGEAPADTRIRAGGMVEKGSLQRSTDSLDVRFVVTDFKHEVTVTYRGILPDLFREGQGIVALGKVNADGVVVADEVLAKHDEKYMPPEVTKALKDSGKMSESGKTSDSTALQGGEQVGAAR, via the coding sequence GTGAACCCGCTGCGCAAAAAACGCCTGATGATCATCCTCGGTCTGCTCGCCGGGGTCGCCGTTGCCGTGGGCCTGGCCTTGAGCGCCCTGCAACAGAACATCAACCTGTTCTATACCCCGAGCCAGATCGCCAGCGGCGAAGCACCGGCCGACACCCGTATCCGCGCCGGCGGCATGGTCGAGAAGGGCTCTTTGCAGCGCTCGACCGACTCGCTCGACGTGCGTTTCGTGGTCACCGACTTCAAGCATGAGGTCACCGTCACCTACCGTGGCATCCTTCCTGACCTGTTCCGCGAAGGGCAGGGCATCGTCGCCCTCGGCAAGGTCAACGCCGACGGCGTGGTGGTCGCCGATGAAGTGCTGGCCAAGCACGACGAGAAGTACATGCCGCCGGAGGTCACCAAGGCCCTCAAAGACAGCGGCAAGATGAGCGAGAGCGGCAAGACGAGCGACAGCACTGCCTTGCAGGGCGGCGAGCAGGTAGGGGCAGCGCGATGA
- a CDS encoding flagellar hook-length control protein FliK, with amino-acid sequence MTSEITSLSPPSGAAAVPPALATAARNAAATGDLLQLLQPEAVVPSDQTAPAQVLTLKQAGQAFELLLQVTLASGQQTTVKTSSPQPLLPGTALTVSQPTSSTLAVTVQQARSDAVSALVQLDTSKLPVGTLLQGKVLTSQLLPQANGQPAVYRALVSLLNSAQAGAVLTLDSPQPLRLGSLLSAQVQGSQQLQFVPLSGRLDQLALTQQLAAQQGRQASLPSMLAGLAALQQADMVLPADVQDSLQTLLASLPELPDMANPKALAQALQGSGVFMEPALLAGQAASQPVDLKTGLLRLIAQLTPLLPAASSFNPAAPNNAVNALAQGLPGYVRNALGMLGQVGAKPEPVGFPLPERLLAEGDGEGDIEHLLRLASAAISRLQSHQLSSLEQTGINPQGRVQTTWQLEIPMRNLQDIVPLQVKLQREDLRDDEAPPRRENERPAPAQTQHKLWRLELAFDLAPLGPLQVQAQLLHGVVSSDLWAEQPSTAQLIAAQLGTLRARLLDCGLNVSELNCHQGIPPRGPRTRLEQRWVDETA; translated from the coding sequence ATGACAAGTGAAATAACCAGCCTTTCGCCACCCTCCGGCGCCGCGGCCGTGCCCCCCGCGCTGGCCACGGCTGCGCGCAACGCCGCCGCCACGGGCGACCTGCTTCAGCTGTTGCAACCCGAAGCCGTGGTCCCCAGCGACCAGACCGCGCCGGCCCAGGTGCTGACCCTCAAGCAGGCCGGTCAAGCCTTCGAATTGCTCCTGCAGGTGACCTTGGCCAGCGGCCAGCAGACTACGGTCAAGACCAGCAGCCCCCAGCCGCTGCTGCCCGGTACCGCGCTGACCGTCAGCCAGCCGACCAGCAGCACCCTGGCGGTCACCGTGCAGCAGGCGCGCAGCGATGCGGTCAGCGCCCTGGTGCAACTGGACACCAGCAAGTTGCCGGTCGGCACCTTGCTGCAAGGCAAGGTCCTGACCAGCCAGCTGTTGCCCCAGGCCAATGGCCAACCGGCGGTCTATCGAGCCCTGGTCAGCCTGCTCAACAGCGCCCAGGCCGGCGCCGTGCTGACCCTCGACAGCCCGCAGCCGCTGCGCCTGGGCAGCCTGCTCAGTGCCCAGGTGCAGGGCAGCCAGCAGCTGCAGTTCGTGCCCCTCAGCGGGCGCCTCGATCAACTGGCGCTGACCCAGCAGCTGGCGGCGCAACAAGGCCGCCAGGCCTCGCTGCCGTCGATGCTGGCGGGCCTGGCCGCCCTGCAACAGGCCGATATGGTGCTGCCCGCCGACGTCCAGGACAGCCTGCAAACGCTACTGGCCAGCCTGCCCGAGCTGCCCGACATGGCCAATCCAAAAGCTCTCGCCCAGGCGTTGCAGGGCAGCGGCGTGTTCATGGAGCCGGCCTTGCTCGCCGGCCAGGCTGCCAGCCAGCCGGTCGACCTGAAGACCGGCCTGCTGCGCCTGATCGCCCAGCTGACGCCACTGCTGCCTGCGGCCAGCAGCTTCAACCCGGCAGCACCGAATAACGCTGTCAATGCCTTGGCCCAGGGGCTGCCGGGCTATGTGCGCAACGCCCTGGGCATGCTCGGCCAGGTCGGCGCCAAGCCCGAGCCGGTCGGCTTTCCGCTGCCCGAGCGACTGCTCGCCGAAGGCGATGGCGAAGGTGACATCGAACACCTGCTGCGCCTGGCCAGCGCGGCCATCTCGCGCCTGCAGAGTCATCAGCTTTCCAGCCTGGAACAGACCGGCATCAACCCCCAGGGCCGCGTGCAGACCACCTGGCAGCTGGAAATCCCCATGCGCAACCTGCAGGACATCGTGCCCTTGCAGGTCAAGCTGCAACGCGAAGACCTGCGCGACGACGAGGCGCCGCCGCGCCGGGAAAACGAACGCCCGGCGCCGGCGCAGACCCAGCACAAGCTCTGGCGCCTGGAACTGGCCTTCGACCTGGCCCCGCTGGGCCCGCTGCAGGTTCAGGCACAGCTGCTGCACGGCGTGGTGTCCAGCGACCTGTGGGCCGAACAGCCGAGCACCGCCCAGCTGATCGCCGCGCAACTGGGCACGCTGCGCGCCCGCCTGCTCGACTGCGGCCTCAACGTCAGCGAGCTGAACTGCCATCAGGGCATCCCCCCGCGCGGCCCGCGCACTCGCCTCGAACAACGCTGGGTGGACGAAACCGCATGA
- the ccmB gene encoding heme exporter protein CcmB, translated as MSVFLLLLRREALLLARRPAELANPLVFFAIVIALFPLAVGPEAQLLSTLSPGLIWVAALLAVLLSLDGLFRSDFEDGSLEQLLLSPHPLAWLVLAKVLAHWTFSGLALVVVSPVLAVMLGLPAASIPVLLASLLLGTPVLSLLGAVGAALTVGLKRGGLLLALLILPLYIPVLILGSGALQASLQGLPTTGYLLWLGSLTALAVTLTPFAIAAGLKISVGE; from the coding sequence ATGAGCGTGTTTCTCCTGCTGTTGCGTCGCGAGGCCCTGCTGCTGGCCCGCCGCCCGGCCGAGCTGGCCAACCCCTTGGTGTTCTTCGCCATCGTCATCGCTTTGTTTCCCCTGGCCGTGGGCCCCGAGGCGCAGCTGCTGAGCACCTTGTCGCCGGGGTTGATCTGGGTTGCCGCGCTGCTCGCGGTGTTGCTGTCGCTGGACGGCCTGTTTCGCAGCGACTTCGAGGACGGCTCGCTGGAGCAACTGTTGCTGTCGCCGCATCCGCTGGCCTGGCTGGTGCTGGCCAAGGTGCTGGCGCACTGGACGTTTTCCGGCCTGGCGCTGGTCGTCGTCTCGCCCGTGCTGGCGGTCATGTTGGGCTTGCCAGCGGCGAGCATCCCGGTATTGTTGGCATCCCTGCTGTTGGGCACACCGGTACTGAGCCTGCTCGGTGCGGTCGGCGCGGCGCTGACAGTGGGGCTCAAGCGAGGCGGGCTGTTGCTCGCGCTACTGATCCTGCCTCTATACATTCCGGTCCTGATCCTCGGTAGCGGTGCCCTGCAGGCATCGCTACAAGGCCTGCCGACCACAGGTTACCTGCTCTGGCTGGGTAGCCTGACCGCGCTGGCGGTCACCCTGACACCCTTTGCTATCGCAGCCGGCCTGAAAATCAGCGTCGGCGAATAA
- a CDS encoding cytochrome c-type biogenesis protein — protein sequence MKRWLSAAALTLSLAGVAQAAIDTYQFANDAERERFVQLTQQLRCPKCQNQDIADSNAPIAADLRREIFRMLGEGRNNQQIIDFMVDRYGEFVRYKPALTARTSLLWFGPAGLLLAGVVVIGVLVRRRRGAPAAATDELAPAERERLAQLLAPGTPNSTLNEKSTHD from the coding sequence ATGAAGCGCTGGCTGAGCGCTGCAGCGCTGACCCTGAGCCTGGCTGGCGTGGCCCAGGCCGCCATCGACACCTACCAGTTCGCCAACGACGCCGAGCGCGAACGCTTTGTCCAGTTGACCCAGCAGCTGCGCTGTCCCAAGTGCCAGAACCAGGACATCGCCGACTCCAACGCGCCGATCGCCGCCGACCTGCGCCGGGAGATCTTCCGCATGCTCGGCGAGGGCAGGAACAATCAGCAGATCATCGACTTCATGGTCGACCGCTACGGCGAATTCGTGCGCTACAAGCCGGCCTTGACCGCGCGCACCAGCCTGCTTTGGTTTGGCCCGGCCGGGCTGCTGCTGGCCGGCGTGGTGGTGATCGGCGTGCTGGTGCGCCGCCGCCGTGGCGCGCCCGCTGCCGCCACGGACGAGCTGGCGCCCGCCGAACGCGAACGCCTGGCGCAACTGCTTGCCCCTGGCACCCCCAACAGCACGCTGAACGAAAAGAGCACCCATGACTGA
- a CDS encoding DsbE family thiol:disulfide interchange protein: MKRWMLLVPLALFLVLAVFLYRGLYLNPTELPSAMIGKPFPEFALTTVQGGQPATRATLLGKPALVNVWGTWCVSCREEHPVLNRLAEQGVVIYGINYKDDNAAALKWLSEFHDPYQQNISDPDGTLGLNLGVYGAPETFLIDAKGVIRDKYVGVIDDSIWRDKVAPRYQALVDEARP, from the coding sequence ATGAAGCGCTGGATGTTGTTGGTGCCATTGGCACTGTTCCTGGTGCTGGCGGTGTTTCTCTACCGCGGGCTGTACCTGAACCCCACCGAATTGCCGTCGGCGATGATCGGCAAGCCGTTCCCCGAGTTCGCCCTGACCACCGTGCAGGGCGGCCAGCCGGCCACTCGTGCGACACTGCTGGGCAAGCCGGCGCTGGTCAACGTCTGGGGCACCTGGTGCGTGTCCTGCCGCGAAGAGCACCCGGTGCTCAACCGCCTGGCCGAGCAGGGCGTAGTCATCTACGGCATCAATTACAAGGACGACAACGCTGCGGCCCTGAAATGGTTGAGCGAATTCCACGATCCCTACCAGCAGAACATCAGCGACCCGGACGGCACCCTGGGCCTGAACCTCGGTGTGTACGGCGCGCCGGAGACCTTCCTGATCGATGCCAAGGGCGTGATCCGTGACAAGTACGTGGGCGTGATCGACGACAGTATCTGGCGCGACAAGGTCGCTCCCCGCTACCAGGCCCTGGTCGACGAGGCCCGGCCATGA
- the ccmA gene encoding cytochrome c biogenesis heme-transporting ATPase CcmA: MIGSAPAALLQANALTCERDGRLLFENLDLCLCPGDMLQVSGPNGSGKTSLLRLLAGLMAPAAGSVDRPAGEAQAGLLWIGHAAGIKELLSAEENLAWLAALHRPAARAAIWQALAAVGLRGFEDVACHALSAGQQRRVALARLYLDSAALWILDEPFTALDKQGVAQLEEHLARHCENGGVVVLTTHHSLGLMPPGYRELDLSGARP, from the coding sequence GTGATTGGTTCTGCACCCGCCGCCCTCCTTCAAGCCAACGCCCTGACCTGCGAGCGTGACGGCCGCCTGCTCTTCGAAAACCTTGACCTGTGTTTGTGCCCCGGTGACATGCTGCAGGTCAGTGGCCCCAACGGCAGCGGCAAGACCAGCCTGCTGCGCCTGCTCGCCGGCTTGATGGCGCCAGCCGCCGGCAGCGTCGACCGGCCCGCCGGCGAGGCCCAGGCGGGGCTGTTGTGGATCGGCCACGCCGCCGGCATCAAGGAGCTGCTGAGTGCCGAGGAAAACCTCGCCTGGCTGGCGGCGCTGCACCGCCCGGCCGCGCGCGCGGCGATCTGGCAGGCGCTGGCCGCCGTGGGCCTGCGCGGTTTCGAAGACGTTGCCTGCCATGCGCTTTCGGCCGGCCAGCAGCGGCGGGTGGCGCTGGCCCGGTTGTATCTGGACAGCGCGGCCTTGTGGATTCTCGACGAGCCGTTCACCGCCCTGGACAAGCAGGGCGTCGCCCAGCTCGAGGAGCACCTGGCGCGCCATTGCGAAAACGGCGGCGTGGTGGTGCTGACCACCCACCATAGCCTGGGCCTGATGCCGCCCGGTTATCGCGAGCTGGACCTGAGCGGGGCACGGCCATGA